One segment of Pleomorphomonas sp. PLEO DNA contains the following:
- a CDS encoding carbohydrate ABC transporter permease, with protein MSVSVETAAADRPPRDWVLIGLWISLLLVAAIWIAPFVFIVFTSLKSTAQVMTSSAFAPPTDPQFSNFTSAWARGRFSTTFVNSAIITVVKVPLGLFLSAMAAYALAKIPMRFGKLILLLVLFGTMIPFQVMLAPIFTLVNGIGLIDTYPGVILPYLAFGIPYQVFVLYGFFRAIPKELSEAARIDGASHFTTFRRIFLPVTLPVLAALFILDFVATWNEFAMALVLLQDRDMWTLPLGLSAFQGQFSRDYGQLNAAIVMTVLPATIVYLIFQRYFVSGLTSGAVKG; from the coding sequence ATGAGCGTTTCCGTTGAAACTGCCGCGGCCGACCGGCCGCCGCGCGACTGGGTGCTGATCGGCCTCTGGATCTCGCTCTTGCTGGTCGCCGCTATCTGGATCGCCCCCTTCGTCTTCATCGTCTTCACATCGCTGAAGTCGACAGCGCAGGTGATGACGTCGAGCGCTTTCGCACCGCCGACCGATCCCCAGTTTTCCAATTTCACCTCGGCTTGGGCGCGTGGCCGCTTCAGCACCACTTTCGTCAACTCGGCGATCATCACCGTCGTCAAGGTGCCGCTTGGCTTGTTCCTGTCGGCCATGGCCGCTTATGCCCTAGCCAAAATCCCCATGCGCTTCGGCAAGTTGATCCTGCTGCTGGTGCTGTTTGGAACAATGATCCCCTTCCAGGTGATGTTGGCACCGATCTTCACGCTGGTGAACGGTATCGGACTGATCGACACCTACCCCGGCGTCATCCTGCCCTATCTCGCCTTCGGCATCCCCTATCAGGTGTTCGTCCTCTACGGCTTCTTCCGGGCTATCCCGAAGGAACTCAGCGAAGCGGCGCGCATCGACGGCGCCTCTCACTTCACCACCTTCCGGCGGATATTCCTGCCGGTGACGCTCCCGGTGCTGGCGGCGCTGTTCATCCTCGACTTCGTTGCCACCTGGAACGAATTCGCCATGGCGCTGGTGCTCCTGCAAGACCGGGACATGTGGACGCTTCCGCTCGGCCTGTCGGCTTTCCAAGGGCAGTTCTCGCGCGATTACGGCCAGCTCAACGCCGCCATCGTCATGACCGTGCTGCCGGCCACCATCGTCTACTTGATCTTCCAGCGTTATTTCGTTTCCGGACTGACATCCGGCGCCGTCAAGGGCTGA
- a CDS encoding YcaO-like family protein, which translates to MCRPEDTLVRVASALAEHGVTRLAKVTGLDCIGIPVWNAIRPNARALSVHQGKGISDVDAKASAVMEALERACAERPSLPTRMTSAAELIAKGKFCDALDDLVAAGHHPKDRACRLEWVEGYDLTSGEAIWVPLEAVLLDFTRSSHFWQSSDGLASGNTDREAIFHGLLERIERDADTLWSLERFERQAATCVSSADLNDAVVTLLVDRIERAGFRLQLFDMTSDLGVPTFSVLLAPADALSRRSLRYIDITMGSGTHPVAYRAALRAITEAVQSRLTLITGTRDDVEDDVYESQASEFLLRKLRLRPQARIPPDLCVPGDGVEAMLTSVLDRLRDRGIGRIIAVRLNPGEDRFSVIKVIVSGLEHPDGRRQRRFGARALSRLLVFR; encoded by the coding sequence ATGTGCCGTCCGGAGGATACTTTGGTACGCGTGGCGTCGGCGCTCGCCGAGCACGGGGTCACGCGTCTTGCAAAGGTGACTGGGCTGGATTGCATCGGCATTCCGGTCTGGAATGCCATTCGCCCCAATGCCCGGGCGCTCTCGGTTCACCAAGGCAAAGGCATCTCGGATGTTGACGCCAAGGCGTCGGCCGTCATGGAAGCGCTTGAACGGGCGTGCGCCGAGCGGCCAAGTCTTCCCACGCGGATGACCTCGGCTGCAGAGCTGATCGCGAAAGGCAAATTCTGCGATGCTCTCGACGATCTCGTGGCGGCGGGTCACCACCCCAAGGATCGCGCCTGTCGCTTGGAGTGGGTCGAGGGGTACGACCTGACGAGCGGCGAGGCGATCTGGGTTCCCTTGGAAGCGGTCCTTCTCGATTTTACCCGTTCCTCGCATTTTTGGCAGTCGTCCGACGGGCTAGCCTCCGGAAACACCGACCGGGAGGCGATCTTTCACGGCCTGCTCGAACGCATCGAGCGCGATGCCGATACCCTTTGGTCCCTTGAGCGTTTCGAGCGCCAAGCGGCAACATGCGTTTCAAGCGCCGATCTCAACGACGCCGTCGTGACCTTGCTGGTGGATCGCATAGAACGGGCCGGGTTCAGGCTGCAGCTTTTCGATATGACCAGCGATCTCGGCGTGCCGACCTTCTCGGTTCTGCTCGCACCCGCCGACGCGTTATCGCGTCGATCCCTCCGATATATTGACATCACGATGGGGAGCGGCACGCATCCGGTTGCCTACCGCGCAGCGCTTCGGGCCATCACCGAAGCCGTTCAGTCGCGACTGACGCTGATTACCGGCACACGCGACGACGTCGAGGACGATGTCTACGAGAGCCAAGCGTCCGAATTCCTTCTGCGTAAATTGCGACTTCGACCTCAGGCTCGCATCCCCCCCGACCTGTGCGTTCCGGGAGACGGAGTGGAGGCGATGCTGACGAGTGTTCTGGACAGACTCCGGGACCGCGGAATCGGTCGGATCATCGCAGTTCGGCTGAACCCCGGCGAAGACCGCTTTTCGGTGATAAAGGTGATCGTGTCCGGCTTGGAGCATCCCGATGGGCGCAGACAGCGTCGTTTTGGCGCAAGGGCTCTCTCGCGTCTTCTGGTGTTTCGATGA
- a CDS encoding ABC transporter ATP-binding protein, giving the protein MASVTISNVRKNYGAVPVIHGVDIAIRHGEFVVLVGPSGCGKSTLLRMIAGLENISAGTIAIDDKVVNHLEPKDRDIAMVFQNYALYPQMTVAQNMSFALELAKADKATIRKKVSEAAAILGLEPLLDRKPAQLSGGQRQRVAMGRAIVRNPKVFLFDEPLSNLDAKLRVAMRAEIKSLHQRLGTTVVYVTHDQIEAMTMADTIVVLNAGHIEQIGTPLELYDRPVNRFVAGFIGSPAMNFVVGILEADQAGLKVASGAVVAIGPYPAEFAGREVEFGIRPEHIQVSDNGGVEAHVDVVEPTGSETHIVVDAAGNKLVALVRRRIPIAVGDRLSIAFEEGQGHLFDAKSGQRLSLDAPRG; this is encoded by the coding sequence GTGGCCAGTGTCACAATCAGCAATGTGCGCAAGAACTACGGCGCGGTCCCCGTCATCCATGGCGTTGACATCGCCATCCGCCACGGGGAATTCGTCGTGCTCGTCGGCCCGTCGGGCTGCGGAAAGTCGACGCTTCTGCGCATGATAGCCGGCTTGGAGAACATCTCCGCCGGCACCATCGCCATCGACGATAAGGTGGTCAATCATCTGGAGCCGAAGGACAGGGACATCGCCATGGTGTTCCAGAACTACGCGCTCTACCCACAAATGACCGTCGCTCAGAACATGAGCTTCGCGCTGGAACTCGCCAAGGCCGACAAGGCAACGATTCGAAAGAAGGTGAGCGAGGCGGCCGCCATCCTTGGCCTTGAGCCGTTGCTCGATCGCAAGCCTGCACAGCTTTCCGGTGGACAGCGCCAGCGCGTTGCCATGGGCAGAGCTATCGTCCGCAATCCCAAGGTGTTTCTGTTCGACGAGCCGCTCAGCAATCTCGATGCCAAGCTGCGTGTCGCCATGCGCGCCGAGATCAAGAGCTTGCACCAGCGGCTCGGCACAACCGTCGTTTACGTGACCCACGATCAGATCGAGGCCATGACCATGGCTGACACAATCGTGGTGCTCAACGCCGGCCATATCGAACAGATCGGCACGCCCCTCGAACTCTACGATCGGCCCGTCAACCGCTTCGTCGCCGGTTTCATCGGTTCGCCGGCCATGAACTTCGTCGTCGGCATCCTCGAGGCCGATCAGGCCGGTCTGAAGGTTGCGTCCGGCGCGGTCGTTGCCATCGGCCCCTACCCGGCTGAATTTGCAGGGCGAGAGGTGGAGTTCGGCATCCGTCCGGAACACATCCAGGTGTCCGATAACGGCGGTGTTGAAGCCCATGTCGACGTGGTCGAACCGACTGGGTCGGAGACGCACATCGTGGTCGATGCCGCCGGCAATAAACTGGTCGCCCTGGTCCGCCGACGTATTCCGATTGCTGTCGGAGACCGGCTCTCAATCGCCTTCGAGGAAGGACAAGGTCACCTGTTCGATGCCAAGAGCGGCCAAAGGCTCAGCCTGGACGCACCTCGCGGGTAA
- a CDS encoding BTAD domain-containing putative transcriptional regulator, which produces MQRGYSEGPVERLEIFLKILSGQFLADIDTSSETGQLWLLERRDFWLAEFATALEEAAAALSRQNSVSIKTAAARLIELDPYSDVAHQVLMRVYAKDRRLSQARLIYDRYKQQLWSELNTRPSEDMLGFARLLFNDEGRAAVTAMEPTPEWAQARHPEPASALRPQLPRLLLLPPRRSEEKRNWAPISGLIEDVTIGLCRIPTMAIVAPHTARRIAGMAGEEADLLKQFDVSYVLETRLQERGGETALYATLVHVASDGVVWSEKFPGHPDDFPDTYNQLVARIVLETAGSIARKELAKIRTISKPTAYQNFLLGQHSLSVADLPGIRRARKFFRAALHDASQYASAIAGLARTEHLEWLLTARGDEELLSSAEAHARDAIRIGADDAGGYHQLGVAKLYQGQFFESMEAFLEAESRAPSHADLLADHADTLVHAADPILALDKIKRAIELNPLCPDLYWWTAAGANYFLEEYGEAIACIGRMADQANAGRLAAAAYAMLGDQRSAKREMRRTLAIYPDFTIDDWLMKVPIREKWKTDMFRDGMRKAGFK; this is translated from the coding sequence ATGCAGCGGGGGTACTCGGAGGGGCCTGTTGAGCGCCTGGAGATCTTCCTGAAGATCTTATCGGGGCAGTTTCTCGCCGATATCGATACATCGTCAGAAACGGGCCAGCTCTGGCTTCTGGAGCGGCGCGATTTCTGGTTGGCCGAATTTGCCACTGCGTTGGAAGAGGCGGCGGCTGCCCTTTCGCGCCAGAACAGCGTGTCGATCAAGACCGCGGCCGCGCGGCTCATCGAGCTGGACCCTTACAGCGATGTCGCCCATCAGGTTCTGATGCGGGTCTATGCCAAGGATCGGAGGCTATCCCAGGCCCGGCTCATTTATGACCGCTACAAGCAGCAGCTCTGGTCCGAACTCAATACTCGGCCGTCCGAGGACATGCTTGGCTTTGCCCGACTGCTGTTCAACGATGAGGGACGGGCGGCTGTTACCGCCATGGAGCCAACCCCAGAGTGGGCTCAAGCGCGCCATCCGGAGCCGGCTTCAGCATTGCGCCCCCAATTGCCGCGCTTGCTGTTGCTGCCGCCAAGGCGCTCCGAGGAAAAGCGGAATTGGGCGCCCATTTCCGGGCTGATCGAAGACGTCACCATCGGTCTCTGTCGTATTCCGACCATGGCGATTGTAGCCCCCCATACCGCCAGGCGGATCGCCGGGATGGCTGGAGAGGAGGCCGATCTTCTGAAGCAGTTCGATGTTTCCTACGTTTTGGAGACGCGACTTCAGGAGCGGGGCGGAGAAACCGCCCTCTATGCAACGCTTGTCCATGTTGCGAGCGATGGGGTTGTTTGGTCCGAGAAATTTCCTGGCCACCCGGACGATTTTCCGGACACCTACAATCAGCTTGTTGCCCGGATCGTGCTGGAGACGGCAGGTTCGATCGCCAGAAAAGAGTTGGCGAAGATCCGCACCATCTCAAAGCCAACTGCCTATCAGAACTTTCTGCTCGGACAACATAGCCTCTCGGTTGCCGATCTGCCCGGTATTCGTCGGGCCCGAAAATTCTTCCGCGCAGCTCTTCACGACGCATCGCAATATGCCTCGGCAATTGCCGGTCTGGCGCGAACGGAACACCTTGAGTGGCTCCTGACGGCACGCGGCGATGAAGAGTTGCTAAGTTCGGCGGAGGCCCACGCCCGCGACGCCATCCGCATTGGGGCCGACGATGCCGGCGGCTATCATCAGCTGGGCGTCGCCAAGCTCTACCAAGGGCAGTTTTTCGAAAGCATGGAAGCCTTTCTCGAGGCTGAAAGCCGGGCTCCGTCGCATGCCGACCTGCTTGCCGACCATGCTGATACGCTCGTGCACGCCGCCGATCCGATCCTCGCTCTCGACAAGATCAAACGAGCGATCGAACTCAACCCGCTATGCCCCGATCTTTATTGGTGGACGGCGGCTGGTGCTAATTACTTTCTAGAGGAATATGGTGAGGCCATCGCTTGTATCGGCCGGATGGCCGACCAAGCCAATGCCGGAAGGCTGGCCGCGGCGGCCTACGCCATGCTTGGCGACCAACGAAGCGCCAAGAGAGAGATGCGCCGGACACTCGCGATCTATCCTGATTTCACCATCGACGATTGGCTGATGAAGGTGCCGATCCGCGAGAAATGGAAGACGGACATGTTTCGAGACGGCATGCGGAAAGCGGGCTTCAAATAA
- a CDS encoding DUF5060 domain-containing protein — MSKQSVSKWDLFEASFTGPETGNPYLDTGFEAFFKQNSRVVRVPGFYDGAGVYKVRFMPDNEGEWTYTTISNVAELDGQTGAFSVKVPAAGSHGPVHVANQFHFAYADGTPYLPFGTTSYAWTHQPLELQAETLKSLAGARFNKIRMAVFPKDYPFNVNEPLFDIFERDDEGELDFDRPNPAAFRHFETQVAALSALGIEADIIIFHPYDRWGYCEMSAAQDYRFVAYLTARLAAFRNVWWSLANEYDFLLNSKPMAQWDRYFQIIEENDPYRHLKSIHNGDVKANYDHRKPWVSHVCIQNWDVKRTQEWRDAYGKPVVNDEPEYEGNILLSWGNISAEELVHRYWITLLRGGYAGHGETFMHPEDILWWAKGGVLRGEAWKRIGFLRDLLEQDVKKGLTPLAPSDNWPWSRVSGASDGDVVYIYLGEHQPAIWAPGLPTEPGDYDVDVIDTWNMTISPAKLVDAPANHPTRHGAQVRPRRPDAAFAIELPGKPHLAIRVRRRR; from the coding sequence ATGTCCAAGCAGAGCGTATCCAAGTGGGATCTCTTTGAGGCCAGCTTTACCGGCCCCGAAACCGGCAACCCCTATCTCGACACCGGCTTCGAAGCGTTCTTCAAGCAAAACAGCCGCGTCGTCCGCGTACCCGGCTTTTATGATGGCGCCGGTGTCTACAAAGTCCGCTTCATGCCCGACAATGAGGGCGAATGGACTTACACGACCATTTCCAACGTCGCCGAACTCGATGGGCAGACAGGCGCCTTCAGCGTCAAGGTACCGGCAGCGGGCAGCCATGGTCCGGTCCACGTTGCCAACCAGTTCCACTTTGCCTATGCCGACGGAACGCCTTATCTGCCTTTCGGAACAACGAGCTACGCCTGGACGCATCAGCCGTTGGAACTGCAGGCAGAGACGTTGAAATCGCTCGCCGGCGCCCGTTTCAACAAGATCCGTATGGCTGTGTTCCCGAAAGACTATCCGTTCAACGTCAACGAGCCCTTGTTTGACATCTTCGAACGCGATGACGAAGGCGAGCTCGATTTCGACCGCCCGAACCCCGCTGCGTTCCGCCATTTCGAGACTCAAGTGGCCGCGCTTAGCGCTCTCGGAATCGAGGCGGATATCATCATATTCCACCCCTACGACCGCTGGGGTTATTGTGAGATGTCAGCGGCGCAGGACTATCGCTTCGTCGCCTATCTCACGGCGCGCCTCGCGGCCTTCCGGAATGTCTGGTGGTCCTTGGCTAACGAGTACGATTTCCTGCTCAACTCCAAGCCCATGGCCCAATGGGATCGCTATTTCCAGATCATCGAGGAAAACGATCCCTACCGGCATCTCAAGTCGATCCACAACGGCGACGTCAAGGCCAACTACGACCATCGTAAACCCTGGGTCAGCCACGTCTGCATCCAGAACTGGGACGTCAAGCGCACCCAGGAATGGCGCGATGCCTACGGCAAGCCGGTCGTCAACGACGAGCCTGAATATGAGGGTAATATCCTTCTATCCTGGGGCAATATCTCGGCCGAGGAACTGGTTCATCGCTATTGGATCACGCTTCTGCGCGGCGGCTATGCCGGCCATGGCGAAACGTTCATGCATCCTGAGGATATCCTCTGGTGGGCCAAGGGCGGCGTATTGCGTGGCGAGGCCTGGAAACGGATCGGGTTCCTGCGCGATCTCCTCGAGCAGGACGTGAAGAAAGGTCTCACGCCGCTTGCACCCTCCGACAACTGGCCGTGGAGTCGAGTCTCCGGTGCCAGCGATGGGGATGTCGTCTACATCTACCTCGGCGAACATCAGCCGGCGATCTGGGCGCCTGGGCTGCCGACCGAACCCGGCGACTACGATGTGGACGTCATCGATACGTGGAACATGACGATCAGCCCGGCCAAGCTCGTCGACGCGCCGGCCAATCATCCGACCCGGCACGGGGCGCAGGTGCGCCCACGGCGTCCGGATGCGGCGTTTGCCATCGAACTGCCCGGCAAACCCCATCTTGCCATCCGCGTTCGCAGGCGTCGTTGA
- a CDS encoding carbohydrate ABC transporter permease, which produces MAERVNLSDTRIQAAMLLGPALVIYCVFAIFPMLDVIWLSFFKWNGLDPVKTYVGAANYVDVFTKDPVFWVAFRNTLIWTTLSVAIPPMIGLALALGLNQPIFGRNSLRAIYYLPVIIAPIAVATMWRWMYDPFFGLFGQILTSLGLQAFVPDWLGNRDIALYSAFGAYVWQSVGFSMVLFLAGLQGVDKSLVEAARIDGAGRWAVFRYVTLPALRTTLTIVLVLSIISSLKAFDIVYGLTGGGPAQSTQMLALWAFTQSMQIFDFGRGSAISVVLLGVTLAVVIPYMRWSQKREEAAE; this is translated from the coding sequence ATGGCCGAACGCGTCAATCTGTCCGATACCCGTATCCAGGCTGCGATGCTGCTGGGGCCGGCCCTCGTTATCTACTGTGTGTTCGCCATATTTCCGATGCTCGACGTGATCTGGCTGAGTTTCTTCAAGTGGAACGGTCTCGATCCGGTCAAAACCTACGTCGGTGCGGCCAACTATGTCGACGTCTTCACCAAGGACCCTGTGTTCTGGGTGGCATTTCGAAACACGTTGATTTGGACCACGCTGTCAGTCGCCATTCCGCCGATGATAGGCCTCGCTCTGGCGCTCGGCCTCAACCAGCCGATCTTTGGCCGTAACAGCCTGCGCGCCATCTATTACCTGCCGGTGATCATCGCCCCGATCGCCGTCGCCACCATGTGGCGCTGGATGTACGATCCTTTCTTCGGCCTGTTCGGTCAGATCCTGACCTCGCTTGGCCTGCAAGCCTTCGTACCGGACTGGCTCGGCAACCGCGACATCGCCCTCTATTCGGCTTTTGGCGCCTATGTCTGGCAGTCGGTCGGTTTTTCGATGGTGCTGTTTCTTGCCGGCCTGCAGGGCGTCGACAAGTCGCTGGTCGAAGCGGCGCGCATTGATGGGGCCGGCCGCTGGGCGGTGTTCCGCTACGTGACGCTGCCGGCGCTGCGCACCACTCTGACCATCGTGCTCGTCCTCTCCATCATTTCGTCCCTGAAGGCCTTCGACATTGTTTACGGCCTCACCGGCGGCGGTCCCGCTCAATCGACCCAAATGCTGGCGCTCTGGGCCTTCACCCAGTCGATGCAGATCTTCGACTTCGGCCGTGGCAGTGCCATCTCGGTCGTGCTGCTCGGTGTGACGCTCGCCGTCGTCATTCCCTACATGCGCTGGAGTCAGAAGCGCGAGGAGGCCGCGGAATGA
- a CDS encoding TfuA-like protein encodes MKVIFIGPSLHGAEARAPAGAALRPPAAKGDLYRAVEEGADVIGLVDGYFEATAAVWHKEILHALSCGVRMFGAASIGALRAAECAAFGMTGIGAIYEAYANGQLEDDSEVALLHAPKELAYLPLSEPLVNVRATLNHLLLADLIAEHQSQALITTASSIFYKERTWRMILAAAALSPDERMHISGLVRTFRVDQKMIDAVALLKAVELEADARSKQSPAWDFSHTSYFQTLAT; translated from the coding sequence ATGAAGGTCATATTCATCGGTCCATCGCTTCACGGAGCGGAGGCGCGTGCTCCTGCCGGCGCGGCGCTTCGCCCACCCGCGGCCAAAGGTGACCTATACCGGGCTGTGGAGGAGGGTGCCGACGTCATCGGTCTCGTCGACGGTTATTTCGAAGCGACGGCGGCGGTTTGGCACAAGGAAATCCTCCATGCCTTGTCGTGTGGTGTGCGCATGTTTGGCGCGGCGAGCATCGGCGCGTTGAGGGCAGCCGAATGCGCCGCGTTCGGCATGACCGGAATTGGAGCTATTTACGAAGCCTATGCCAACGGCCAACTGGAGGACGACTCCGAGGTTGCGCTGTTACACGCGCCAAAGGAGCTCGCCTATCTGCCGCTGTCGGAACCTCTGGTCAACGTGAGAGCCACGCTCAACCATCTGCTACTGGCCGATCTCATTGCCGAGCATCAATCCCAGGCGCTGATCACAACGGCTTCGTCGATCTTCTACAAGGAACGGACCTGGAGGATGATCCTTGCCGCGGCGGCGCTGTCGCCCGACGAACGCATGCATATCAGTGGACTGGTGCGGACATTTCGCGTTGACCAGAAAATGATCGATGCGGTGGCGCTGTTGAAGGCGGTGGAGCTCGAAGCCGACGCCCGATCGAAGCAGTCCCCGGCTTGGGACTTCTCGCATACGTCCTATTTCCAGACGCTTGCTACCTAG
- a CDS encoding helix-turn-helix domain-containing protein gives MTVKSPNPIDIHVGSRVRMRRLLVGMSQGKLAEQLGVTFQQVQKYEKGTSRISASRLQTIANVFEVPVGFFFENIAGHSHIDGDPLSDAVDTTLLTQDGMALNKAFVRIRRARVRRSIIDLVKMLADDGQTSVTDFTVGAEIQSLRSN, from the coding sequence ATGACCGTCAAGTCGCCTAACCCAATAGATATTCATGTTGGTTCGCGCGTGCGCATGCGCCGACTTCTTGTCGGCATGAGCCAGGGAAAGCTGGCGGAGCAATTGGGCGTTACTTTCCAGCAGGTTCAAAAATACGAAAAGGGAACCAGTCGCATCAGTGCGTCCCGTCTTCAGACGATCGCTAATGTCTTCGAGGTTCCCGTAGGCTTCTTTTTCGAGAACATTGCCGGCCATTCGCACATTGATGGCGACCCATTGTCGGACGCCGTCGACACTACCCTGCTGACGCAGGACGGCATGGCCCTCAATAAGGCTTTCGTTCGCATCAGGAGAGCGAGAGTCAGAAGATCCATCATCGATTTGGTGAAAATGCTCGCCGACGATGGCCAGACATCCGTCACCGATTTCACGGTTGGCGCTGAGATTCAAAGCCTTCGTTCCAACTGA
- a CDS encoding ABC transporter substrate-binding protein, whose amino-acid sequence MNKIASVSRAAIAAALLLTGTSLSAAENITLWTLNFSSEAANKAFNAAVDGFKAANPGAEVTVVTRGTDDHKTAIRVAAGTDKGPDIYMMWAGLGLGGEYVKAGLSLPLDKYYAEYKWDDELVSASGSFSRMYPGGRHGVPLSLSGEALYYNKALFAKAGITSLPANYDELVADAEKLKAAGIPAIAFGGTVNWHLMRLMDVILEAKCGAEKHDALTAMTLKWTEEACVTQSFSELQRWSKDYILSPFMGINDSQAFNLFLANRAAMMLEGDWLVQQLSEAGKLDEVDLFPFPTGTGRLYGFANYYYVSSKSKNPDLAAKFLDYLLSTPIQQSLLGASSTTSVNKNVAYGEVHPMVKKWIDLFNTYDKVYLNGDQAFPLDVTTEYFRVINEVGTGNMTPADAAAAMQTFISNKG is encoded by the coding sequence ATGAATAAAATTGCTAGCGTATCCCGCGCGGCCATCGCCGCCGCTCTGCTTCTGACCGGAACGAGCCTGTCGGCGGCTGAAAACATCACGCTCTGGACGCTGAATTTCAGTTCCGAGGCCGCCAATAAAGCCTTCAACGCAGCGGTCGACGGCTTTAAAGCGGCCAACCCCGGCGCCGAGGTGACGGTCGTCACCCGAGGCACGGATGATCACAAGACCGCCATCCGCGTCGCCGCCGGCACCGACAAGGGGCCGGATATCTACATGATGTGGGCCGGTCTCGGCCTCGGGGGTGAATATGTGAAGGCTGGCCTCAGCCTGCCGCTCGACAAGTATTACGCGGAATACAAATGGGACGACGAGTTGGTGTCGGCATCCGGCTCCTTCTCGCGAATGTATCCGGGCGGCCGCCATGGCGTGCCTTTGTCCCTCTCCGGCGAAGCGCTCTATTACAACAAGGCATTGTTCGCGAAGGCAGGCATCACCTCGCTCCCTGCCAACTACGACGAACTGGTGGCTGACGCCGAGAAGCTGAAGGCAGCCGGCATCCCGGCGATCGCCTTCGGCGGCACGGTCAACTGGCACCTCATGCGCCTGATGGACGTTATTCTTGAGGCCAAGTGCGGTGCCGAAAAGCATGATGCGCTGACGGCGATGACCCTGAAGTGGACGGAAGAGGCCTGCGTCACCCAGTCTTTCAGCGAACTTCAAAGGTGGAGCAAAGATTACATCCTGTCGCCCTTCATGGGCATCAACGATTCCCAAGCGTTCAACCTGTTCCTGGCCAATCGCGCTGCCATGATGCTGGAAGGCGACTGGCTTGTGCAGCAGCTCTCCGAGGCCGGCAAGCTCGATGAAGTCGACCTGTTTCCGTTCCCAACGGGCACCGGCCGCCTCTACGGCTTTGCCAACTATTATTACGTGAGTTCTAAGAGCAAGAACCCGGATCTCGCGGCGAAATTCCTCGACTATCTGCTCTCCACGCCCATCCAGCAGAGTTTGCTCGGGGCTTCCAGTACGACTTCTGTGAATAAGAATGTCGCATATGGAGAAGTGCATCCAATGGTGAAGAAATGGATCGACCTATTCAATACCTATGACAAGGTTTATTTGAATGGTGACCAGGCATTCCCACTCGATGTGACCACAGAATACTTCAGGGTGATCAATGAAGTGGGCACCGGCAACATGACGCCCGCCGATGCCGCCGCTGCGATGCAGACCTTCATCTCCAACAAGGGCTGA